One genomic window of Paramormyrops kingsleyae isolate MSU_618 chromosome 22, PKINGS_0.4, whole genome shotgun sequence includes the following:
- the LOC111853170 gene encoding BUB3-interacting and GLEBS motif-containing protein ZNF207-like, which translates to MGRKKKKQMKPWCWYCNRDFDDEKILIQHQKAKHFKCHICHKKLYTGPGLAIHCMQVHKETIDGVPNAIPGRTDIELEIYGMEGIPEKDMDERRRVLEQKTQAESQKKKQNNQDDSDDYEDDEPGPSFQTPVTQPQPSYIPPMTQPGVSPVHGAPGMHPGGYTAMPPLMPGVPPMMPGMPPVMPGMPPGMMHMGGLMHHGPGMPTMMPGMPPGMPPPMDHRAANRHMAPGPPVTAQGMLSRPAGPVVTTTTAPPAVTKPLFPSAGQVQAQQAASAPVGTDFKPLGTGAVAASADPPKATFPAYSQSSPSAANAGSTVSKPPATVTSKPATLTTTSATSKLIHPDEDISLEEMRAQLPRYQRNIPRPGPAHMAAPPMGAMMPPQQPGMRPPIHGQYGAPPQGLPGYMPGGMPPYGQGPPMVPPYQGGPPRPPMTMHPPVMSQGGRY; encoded by the exons ATGGGACGCAAAAAGAAGAAGCAGATGAAGCCGTGGTGCTG GTACTGCAACCGGGATTTCGACGATGAGAAGATTCTTATCCAACACCAAAAGGCAAAGCATTTCAAATGTCACATATGCCACAAGAAGCTATATACGGGACCTGGTTTAGCCATCCACTGTATGCAG GTCCATAAGGAAACCATAGACGGGGTCCCTAATGCAATACCGGGGAGGACTGACATCGAACTGGAGATCTATGGCATGGAAGGAATTCCAGAGAAGGATATGGATGAGCGAAGGCGTGTGCTGGAACAAAAAACTCAAG CGGAGAGTCAGAAGAAGAAACAGAACAACCAGGACGACTCGGACGATTATGAGGATGACGAGCCTGGGCCCTCATTCCAGACGCCCGTCACACAGCCCCAACCCAGCTACATACCGCCAATGACCCAGCcgggggtgtcccctgtccaCGGCGCCCCGGGCATGCACCCCGGGGGTTACACGG CTATGCCCCCCCTGATGCCAGGCGTGCCGCCCATGATGCCAGGAATGCCCCCTGTAATGCCAGGCATGCCCCCCGG GATGATGCATATGGGTGGCCTGATGCACCATGGACCTGGGATGCCCACGATGATGCCAGGCATGCCGCCAG GTATGCCGCCTCCCATGGACCACAGGGCAGCGAATCGCCATATGGCCCCCGGGCCCCCTGTCACAGCTCAGGGCATGCTCAGTAGGCCTGCTGGGCCTGTAGTCACGACAACAACGGCCCCACCTGCTGTCACAAAGCCGCTGTTCCCCAGTGCAGGACAAGTACAG GCGCAGCAGGCGGCGTCGGCCCCGGTCGGCACAGACTTCAAGCCCCTGGGCACGGGCGCAGTCGCGGCGTCCGCCGACCCGCCGAAAGCCACCTTCCCGGCGTACTCGCAGTCCAGCCCCTCGGCCGCTAATGCTGGTAGCACAGTGTCCAAGCCGCCAGCCACTGTGACAAGTAAGCCTGCCACCCTCACTACCACGAGTGCAACCAGTAAGTTGATCCACCCTGATGAGGATATCTCACTG GAGGAGATGCGGGCCCAGCTGCCTAGGTACCAACGTAACATCCCTAGGCCGGGCCCGGCACACATGGCAGCCCCGCCGATGGGGGCCATGATGCCCCCGCAGCAGCCCGGAATGAGGCCCCCAATCCACG GTCAGTATGGGGCTCCACCACAAGGACTACCGGGTTATATGCCAGGTGGGATGCCCCCATATGGACAGGGCCCCCCGATGGTCCCCCCTTATCAGGGAGGACCACCAAGACCACCTATGACCATGCACCCCCCTGTAATGTCTCAGGGAGGGCGATACTGA
- the c22h17orf75 gene encoding protein Njmu-R1: protein MFTSQTSSFQDSIDVEEKETDFDNEEISQQINCYYAVYFYETTRSESAEENETKSHRRTESTASQDDGSLSLVDTSLPSEAEPELRSYISRRLSKGALLGGMGNIATVELSVPEEAVGCYCCLLEKGEGQDGDGYVVCLLGGCERGLNLFRLELDKYVQGLQSCLCPELQNLETEIRPYLSRWYEESVMHIYRVVQLMQGDVAYLLHAALSHTNVDVIGADERTKADITRFIKAASLQGLAPEEASTASLCKSAPGDLQSNLLVDCSRTPLLFTNAVSNRFCDDWIQAFLNAAERSNPFLLRQILENFKLKAIQDMNNLKRFIRQAEMSHYALFRCCLFLQACGNGDVLLRNARAEHSGLPEACDIIRVLEEFLSEQAQGAPY from the exons ATGTTTACTTCGCAGACGTCTTCTTTTCAAGACTCAATTGACGTGGAAGAAAAGGAAACGGATTTTGACAATGAAGAAATATCACAACAAATAAACTGTTATTATGCCGTCTATTTTTATGAAACCACAAG ATCGGAGTCGGCAGAGGAGAACGAGACTAAGAGCCACCGAAGGACAGAGTCTACGGCGAGCCAGGATGACGGCAG TCTCTCCCTTGTGGATACCAGTTTGCCTTCAGAAGCTGAGCCTGAGCTACGCAGCTATATCTCCAGGCGGCTGAGCAAGGGCGCCCTCCTCGGAGGCATGGGCAACATCGCCACGGTGGAACTCAG TGTGCCGGAGGAGGCGGTGGGCTGTTACTGCTGCCTACTGGAGAAAGGCGAGGGGCAGGACGGCGACGGCTACGTGGTCTGCTTGCTGGGGGGGTGCGAGAGGGGCCTTAATTT ATTCAGACTGGAGCTGGACAAGTATGTGCAAGGGCTACAAAGCTGCCTGTGCCCTGAG CTGCAGAATCTGGAGACGGAGATCAGGCCCTACCTAAGCCGCTGGTACGAAGAGTCCGTCATGCACATTTACAGGGTGGTGCAGCTGATGCAGGGGGACGTGGCCTATCTGCTCCATGCC GCACTGAGTCACACAAACGTGGATGTCATCGGCGCGGACGAGAGAACCAAGGCGGACATCACCAG GTTCATCAAGGCGGCCAGTCTGCAGGGCCTGGCCCCAGAAGAGGCCAGCACAGCCTCCCTCTGCAAGTCCGCCCCGGGGGACCTGCAGTCCAACCTGCTGGTAGACTGCTCCCGCACCCCCCTGCTTTTCACCAACGCAG TCAGCAACCGCTTCTGCGACGACTGGATCCAGGCGTTCCTGAATGCGGCGGAGCGTAGCAACCCCTTCCTGCTGAGACAGATCCTGGAGAACTTCAAGCTGAAG GCCATCCAGGACATGAACAACCTGAAGCGATTCATCCGTCAGGCTGAGATGAGCCACTACGCCCTGTTCCGCTGCTGCCTGTTCCTGCAGGCCTGCGGCAACGGGGACGTGCTGCTGCGCAACGCACGTGCCGAGCACAGCGGCCTGCCCGAGGCCTGCGACATCATCCGCGTGCTGGAGGAGTTCCTGAGCGAGCAGGCACAGGGCGCCCCCTACTGA
- the LOC111853234 gene encoding uncharacterized protein isoform X1, which translates to MSTGDHELLFEGFLRKRRDKMKLKWVTYLFRLESTCLSFYTKKNEYSTHLKGRYDLCGVKSVREIDRNDNKHYVFEISLKNGKKKLLAADSAYLRQCWMDRLWRAIQLSPYCSPDPAFARWGGGEVKRPPRSATTNSRHSTGQLMDSHSTFGHWDSTGTSKRHTLESEVMYHNNKLEFCGQEEGGRSCDRNNSYYETVAPGTSKQSVYESTYCKPDYEEAVESNYDTPLRRAGVYESTYCKPDYEEAVESNYDTPLHRADTKGNAVTAREDEEAEAIYDVPVSYRKVNNFWSEGIYDVPKPLLWTMSAQSLDDICDEERSPHDTFLYDQVVGDRRRYSDS; encoded by the exons ATGTCGACTGGGGATCACGAGCTGCTGTTTGAGGGCTTTTTGAGGAAGAGAAGGGATAAGATG AAGCTGAAGTGGGTTACATACTTGTTTCGCCTGGAGAGCACGTGTCTCAGCTTCTATACGAAGAAGAATGAGTATTCC ACACATCTCAAGGGCCGGTATGACTTGTGTGGA GTGAAATCTGTGCGTGAGATAGACAGGAATGATAACAAGCATTATGTTTTTGAAATCAGCTTGAAAAACGGGAAGAAGAAACTGCTG GCGGCCGACTCGGCGTACTTGAGGCAGTGCTGGATGGACCGTCTGTGGAGGGCCATACAGCTTTCACCCTATTGCTCCCCAGACCCAGCTTTCGCCCG gtggggagggggagaggtAAAACGGCCCCCCCGGAGCGCTACTACAAACTCTCGTCACAGTACAGGACAGCTAATGGACAGTCACTCCACTTTTGGACATTGGGACTCGACGGGAACCAGCAAAAGACACACACTGG AATCAGAAGTGATGTACCATAACAACAAGCTGGAATTCTGTGGCCAAGAGGAAGGAGGACGATCATGTGACCGAAACAATTCTTATTATGAAACTGTAGCACCGGGGACAAGTAAGCAGA GTGTCTACGAAAGCACTTACTGTAAGCCGGACTATGAAGAGGCAGTAGAAAGCAACTACGACACGCCGTTACGCAGAGCAG GTGTCTACGAAAGCACTTACTGTAAGCCGGACTATGAAGAGGCAGTAGAAAGCAACTACGACACGCCGTTACACAGAGCAG ACACAAAGGGCAATGCTGTCACCGCCAGGGAGGACGAGGAGGCAGAAGCCATCTATGACGTCCCAGTATCTTACAGGAAGGTGAACAACTTCTGGTCAG AGGGCATTTACGACGTCCCAAAACCTCTGCTGTGGACCATGTCTGCACAGAGCCTTG ATGACATCTGTGACGAGGAAAGGTCACCACATGACACCTTTCTGTACGATCAGGTGGTTGGGGACAGAAGAAGATATTCAGATTCCTGA
- the LOC111853234 gene encoding uncharacterized protein isoform X4, whose protein sequence is MSTGDHELLFEGFLRKRRDKMKLKWVTYLFRLESTCLSFYTKKNEYSTHLKGRYDLCGVKSVREIDRNDNKHYVFEISLKNGKKKLLAADSAYLRQCWMDRLWRAIQLSPYCSPDPAFARWGGGEVKRPPRSATTNSRHSTGQLMDSHSTFGHWDSTGTSKRHTLESEVMYHNNKLEFCGQEEGGRSCDRNNSYYETVAPGTSVYESTYCKPDYEEAVESNYDTPLHRADTKGNAVTAREDEEAEAIYDVPVSYRKVNNFWSEGIYDVPKPLLWTMSAQSLDDICDEERSPHDTFLYDQVVGDRRRYSDS, encoded by the exons ATGTCGACTGGGGATCACGAGCTGCTGTTTGAGGGCTTTTTGAGGAAGAGAAGGGATAAGATG AAGCTGAAGTGGGTTACATACTTGTTTCGCCTGGAGAGCACGTGTCTCAGCTTCTATACGAAGAAGAATGAGTATTCC ACACATCTCAAGGGCCGGTATGACTTGTGTGGA GTGAAATCTGTGCGTGAGATAGACAGGAATGATAACAAGCATTATGTTTTTGAAATCAGCTTGAAAAACGGGAAGAAGAAACTGCTG GCGGCCGACTCGGCGTACTTGAGGCAGTGCTGGATGGACCGTCTGTGGAGGGCCATACAGCTTTCACCCTATTGCTCCCCAGACCCAGCTTTCGCCCG gtggggagggggagaggtAAAACGGCCCCCCCGGAGCGCTACTACAAACTCTCGTCACAGTACAGGACAGCTAATGGACAGTCACTCCACTTTTGGACATTGGGACTCGACGGGAACCAGCAAAAGACACACACTGG AATCAGAAGTGATGTACCATAACAACAAGCTGGAATTCTGTGGCCAAGAGGAAGGAGGACGATCATGTGACCGAAACAATTCTTATTATGAAACTGTAGCACCGGGGACAA GTGTCTACGAAAGCACTTACTGTAAGCCGGACTATGAAGAGGCAGTAGAAAGCAACTACGACACGCCGTTACACAGAGCAG ACACAAAGGGCAATGCTGTCACCGCCAGGGAGGACGAGGAGGCAGAAGCCATCTATGACGTCCCAGTATCTTACAGGAAGGTGAACAACTTCTGGTCAG AGGGCATTTACGACGTCCCAAAACCTCTGCTGTGGACCATGTCTGCACAGAGCCTTG ATGACATCTGTGACGAGGAAAGGTCACCACATGACACCTTTCTGTACGATCAGGTGGTTGGGGACAGAAGAAGATATTCAGATTCCTGA
- the LOC111853234 gene encoding uncharacterized protein isoform X3 — MSTGDHELLFEGFLRKRRDKMKLKWVTYLFRLESTCLSFYTKKNEYSTHLKGRYDLCGVKSVREIDRNDNKHYVFEISLKNGKKKLLAADSAYLRQCWMDRLWRAIQLSPYCSPDPAFARWGGGEVKRPPRSATTNSRHSTGQLMDSHSTFGHWDSTGTSKRHTLESEVMYHNNKLEFCGQEEGGRSCDRNNSYYETVAPGTSKQSVYESTYCKPDYEEAVESNYDTPLRRADTKGNAVTAREDEEAEAIYDVPVSYRKVNNFWSEGIYDVPKPLLWTMSAQSLDDICDEERSPHDTFLYDQVVGDRRRYSDS, encoded by the exons ATGTCGACTGGGGATCACGAGCTGCTGTTTGAGGGCTTTTTGAGGAAGAGAAGGGATAAGATG AAGCTGAAGTGGGTTACATACTTGTTTCGCCTGGAGAGCACGTGTCTCAGCTTCTATACGAAGAAGAATGAGTATTCC ACACATCTCAAGGGCCGGTATGACTTGTGTGGA GTGAAATCTGTGCGTGAGATAGACAGGAATGATAACAAGCATTATGTTTTTGAAATCAGCTTGAAAAACGGGAAGAAGAAACTGCTG GCGGCCGACTCGGCGTACTTGAGGCAGTGCTGGATGGACCGTCTGTGGAGGGCCATACAGCTTTCACCCTATTGCTCCCCAGACCCAGCTTTCGCCCG gtggggagggggagaggtAAAACGGCCCCCCCGGAGCGCTACTACAAACTCTCGTCACAGTACAGGACAGCTAATGGACAGTCACTCCACTTTTGGACATTGGGACTCGACGGGAACCAGCAAAAGACACACACTGG AATCAGAAGTGATGTACCATAACAACAAGCTGGAATTCTGTGGCCAAGAGGAAGGAGGACGATCATGTGACCGAAACAATTCTTATTATGAAACTGTAGCACCGGGGACAAGTAAGCAGA GTGTCTACGAAAGCACTTACTGTAAGCCGGACTATGAAGAGGCAGTAGAAAGCAACTACGACACGCCGTTACGCAGAGCAG ACACAAAGGGCAATGCTGTCACCGCCAGGGAGGACGAGGAGGCAGAAGCCATCTATGACGTCCCAGTATCTTACAGGAAGGTGAACAACTTCTGGTCAG AGGGCATTTACGACGTCCCAAAACCTCTGCTGTGGACCATGTCTGCACAGAGCCTTG ATGACATCTGTGACGAGGAAAGGTCACCACATGACACCTTTCTGTACGATCAGGTGGTTGGGGACAGAAGAAGATATTCAGATTCCTGA
- the LOC111853234 gene encoding uncharacterized protein isoform X2 has protein sequence MSTGDHELLFEGFLRKRRDKMKLKWVTYLFRLESTCLSFYTKKNEYSTHLKGRYDLCGVKSVREIDRNDNKHYVFEISLKNGKKKLLAADSAYLRQCWMDRLWRAIQLSPYCSPDPAFARWGGGEVKRPPRSATTNSRHSTGQLMDSHSTFGHWDSTGTSKRHTLESEVMYHNNKLEFCGQEEGGRSCDRNNSYYETVAPGTSVYESTYCKPDYEEAVESNYDTPLRRAGVYESTYCKPDYEEAVESNYDTPLHRADTKGNAVTAREDEEAEAIYDVPVSYRKVNNFWSEGIYDVPKPLLWTMSAQSLDDICDEERSPHDTFLYDQVVGDRRRYSDS, from the exons ATGTCGACTGGGGATCACGAGCTGCTGTTTGAGGGCTTTTTGAGGAAGAGAAGGGATAAGATG AAGCTGAAGTGGGTTACATACTTGTTTCGCCTGGAGAGCACGTGTCTCAGCTTCTATACGAAGAAGAATGAGTATTCC ACACATCTCAAGGGCCGGTATGACTTGTGTGGA GTGAAATCTGTGCGTGAGATAGACAGGAATGATAACAAGCATTATGTTTTTGAAATCAGCTTGAAAAACGGGAAGAAGAAACTGCTG GCGGCCGACTCGGCGTACTTGAGGCAGTGCTGGATGGACCGTCTGTGGAGGGCCATACAGCTTTCACCCTATTGCTCCCCAGACCCAGCTTTCGCCCG gtggggagggggagaggtAAAACGGCCCCCCCGGAGCGCTACTACAAACTCTCGTCACAGTACAGGACAGCTAATGGACAGTCACTCCACTTTTGGACATTGGGACTCGACGGGAACCAGCAAAAGACACACACTGG AATCAGAAGTGATGTACCATAACAACAAGCTGGAATTCTGTGGCCAAGAGGAAGGAGGACGATCATGTGACCGAAACAATTCTTATTATGAAACTGTAGCACCGGGGACAA GTGTCTACGAAAGCACTTACTGTAAGCCGGACTATGAAGAGGCAGTAGAAAGCAACTACGACACGCCGTTACGCAGAGCAG GTGTCTACGAAAGCACTTACTGTAAGCCGGACTATGAAGAGGCAGTAGAAAGCAACTACGACACGCCGTTACACAGAGCAG ACACAAAGGGCAATGCTGTCACCGCCAGGGAGGACGAGGAGGCAGAAGCCATCTATGACGTCCCAGTATCTTACAGGAAGGTGAACAACTTCTGGTCAG AGGGCATTTACGACGTCCCAAAACCTCTGCTGTGGACCATGTCTGCACAGAGCCTTG ATGACATCTGTGACGAGGAAAGGTCACCACATGACACCTTTCTGTACGATCAGGTGGTTGGGGACAGAAGAAGATATTCAGATTCCTGA